One part of the Streptomyces sp. NBC_00286 genome encodes these proteins:
- a CDS encoding glycosyltransferase family 2 protein, whose protein sequence is MSAISQRFDPGTSVSVADVPAFVPLRVVDIDLAVPGGFSPPGSSEHVHPRGHVLALVRLHGRPLGMVDAIGNDPLTLWQALADTAERELDVVTARRSTAHEASRPPDGIVPSPWPKAAVVAPRQGTAHNSATPAAAPPHSAPDISVIVATHNRPELLRQCLDSLLRMDYPRSRFEVIVVDNAPSDRAAERLVRGTYGERVHYVQEPVAGLARAHNRGLTVARGRIAAFTDDDTLVDARWLSALAETFSRDRRIGCVTGLIVPGELATESQVMLERHGGFAKGYVPCTWSLDDPPSDPLFPFTAGRFGSGTNMAFLIEPLRALLGFDPATGTGTPAHGGDDLLAFFRILTAGHTLAYQPGAIVWHRHRRTPDALDNQAFGYGAGLGAYLTGALLHEPRMIPALLRRLPRGIRYAVSRAHGRAQPGTAWSRRLALLELRGLLYGPFGYLRSHRLNRTDSSRY, encoded by the coding sequence GTGAGCGCCATCAGCCAACGGTTTGATCCGGGCACGTCGGTCTCCGTCGCCGACGTCCCGGCGTTCGTCCCACTCCGGGTCGTGGACATCGATCTTGCCGTGCCGGGCGGGTTCAGTCCGCCAGGCAGTAGCGAGCATGTCCATCCGCGGGGTCATGTCCTGGCCCTGGTTCGGCTGCACGGTCGCCCGCTGGGCATGGTGGACGCCATCGGCAACGACCCCCTGACTCTTTGGCAGGCCCTGGCCGACACGGCCGAGCGCGAACTCGACGTCGTAACAGCCCGACGGTCGACGGCCCATGAGGCAAGCCGCCCGCCTGACGGTATCGTGCCCTCCCCATGGCCGAAGGCAGCCGTCGTCGCCCCTCGTCAGGGCACCGCCCACAACAGCGCCACGCCCGCAGCAGCTCCTCCTCACAGTGCTCCGGACATCAGTGTCATCGTTGCTACCCACAACCGCCCCGAGTTGCTGAGGCAGTGCCTGGACTCCCTCCTGCGGATGGACTACCCGCGGTCCCGGTTCGAGGTGATCGTGGTGGACAACGCCCCTTCCGACCGGGCGGCCGAGCGGTTGGTCCGCGGAACGTACGGCGAACGAGTCCACTACGTACAGGAGCCCGTTGCCGGTCTGGCCCGTGCGCACAACCGAGGACTGACCGTCGCCCGCGGTCGGATCGCCGCCTTCACCGATGACGACACCCTCGTCGACGCCCGATGGCTGTCCGCACTCGCCGAGACCTTTTCCAGGGACCGGCGGATCGGCTGCGTGACCGGGCTGATCGTCCCTGGCGAACTCGCGACGGAGTCCCAGGTCATGCTTGAGCGCCACGGTGGATTCGCGAAGGGATACGTGCCCTGCACGTGGTCGTTGGATGACCCTCCTTCAGACCCGCTGTTCCCGTTCACCGCCGGGCGCTTCGGTTCCGGCACCAACATGGCCTTCCTCATCGAGCCACTGCGCGCGCTGCTCGGATTCGACCCTGCGACGGGTACCGGGACCCCGGCACACGGCGGAGACGACCTGCTCGCCTTCTTCCGCATACTGACTGCGGGCCACACCCTGGCCTACCAGCCGGGCGCGATCGTCTGGCACCGCCATCGCCGCACACCAGACGCCCTGGACAATCAGGCATTCGGTTACGGCGCTGGGCTCGGGGCATACCTCACCGGCGCCCTGCTCCACGAACCCCGCATGATCCCAGCCCTGTTGCGTCGGCTGCCCCGGGGCATCCGGTACGCCGTGAGCAGAGCTCACGGCCGGGCGCAACCGGGCACCGCATGGTCTCGACGGCTTGCGCTGCTGGAGCTTCGCGGGTTGCTGTACGGGCCGTTCGGCTATCTACGCAGCCACCGCCTGAACCGCACCGACAGCAGCCGGTACTGA
- a CDS encoding lipopolysaccharide biosynthesis protein: MYTSQELGGSGTADMPDSSHTSGRRRRLTTAVRTGIARVLPSEPLVRNGHLLAISSLINAGVGSLFWLLATHWYDDAVVGLGYSALSASLLLANIGQLNLNDFLIRFLPCSGRQTRKLVLTCYSVSASWSAVVAVAFLALIPVLTSGLDFLRDPTVGFCFVAATAAYTIFVLQDGALTALSRPGWVVAENSVFAAAKILLLAAGAALALQSGILLSWAGALLISLLVANYLLMRRAVPHHERENAQMARPPRLLGYAAADYVGSLFRMAAYTLVPLLVLNTLGAAQSAYFSLAWIIGYVLFLVVRNMGSSLVVEAVRRPEQLVEQALRVLRHSGMLLAGGVVVIVAGAPWILALFGAGYSEHGTNLLRLLALSALPNLVFSVAVDVLRARRRLRLLVGLQAALCVLVLGLAGFLLPVMGVTGAGVAWLAAECLIAAPLLIWRSRWLVTTSGRTS; the protein is encoded by the coding sequence GTGTACACCTCACAGGAACTCGGCGGCTCCGGAACAGCCGACATGCCGGACAGCTCGCACACCTCTGGCAGGAGGCGCCGCCTGACCACAGCGGTCCGAACCGGGATCGCCCGCGTTCTGCCCAGCGAGCCACTGGTGCGCAACGGCCATCTGCTGGCGATCAGTTCCCTGATCAACGCCGGGGTCGGCTCCCTTTTCTGGTTGCTCGCCACACACTGGTACGACGACGCCGTAGTGGGACTGGGTTACTCGGCCCTCTCCGCCTCTCTGCTCCTGGCCAACATCGGCCAGCTAAACCTAAACGACTTCCTGATCCGCTTCCTGCCCTGTTCCGGACGGCAAACCCGCAAGCTGGTGCTTACCTGCTACTCCGTGAGCGCCTCATGGAGCGCCGTGGTCGCCGTCGCCTTCCTCGCTCTCATCCCCGTACTCACGTCTGGTCTGGACTTCCTCCGCGACCCCACGGTCGGTTTCTGCTTCGTCGCGGCGACCGCCGCATACACCATCTTCGTCCTGCAGGACGGTGCGCTGACGGCGCTGAGTCGTCCCGGCTGGGTCGTAGCGGAGAACTCGGTCTTCGCCGCCGCCAAGATCCTGCTCCTCGCCGCCGGAGCCGCGCTGGCCCTGCAGTCGGGGATCCTCCTGTCGTGGGCCGGAGCTCTTCTCATCTCCCTCCTCGTGGCCAACTACCTTCTGATGCGGCGAGCGGTGCCACACCACGAGCGGGAGAACGCGCAAATGGCACGCCCACCGCGCCTGCTGGGCTACGCGGCGGCCGACTACGTCGGCTCGCTCTTCAGGATGGCCGCGTACACCCTCGTGCCACTGCTGGTGCTGAACACCCTGGGTGCGGCCCAAAGCGCCTACTTCTCGCTCGCCTGGATCATCGGCTATGTGTTGTTCCTGGTGGTGCGCAACATGGGCAGCTCGCTGGTGGTCGAGGCGGTGCGCCGGCCCGAACAGCTCGTCGAGCAAGCGCTACGGGTTCTGCGCCACTCCGGGATGCTGCTGGCCGGCGGCGTCGTCGTGATCGTGGCGGGAGCCCCTTGGATACTCGCTCTCTTCGGAGCCGGCTACTCCGAGCACGGCACCAATCTGCTCCGCCTGCTGGCCCTGTCCGCGCTTCCCAACCTGGTCTTCAGCGTGGCCGTGGATGTGCTGCGGGCCCGCAGGCGCCTGCGTCTGCTGGTCGGACTGCAGGCCGCCCTGTGCGTCCTGGTGCTGGGGCTGGCCGGATTCCTGCTGCCGGTGATGGGTGTGACGGGGGCAGGTGTCGCCTGGCTCGCGGCGGAGTGCCTCATCGCCGCGCCGTTGCTGATCTGGCGATCTCGTTGGCTGGTTACCACTTCCGGGAGGACCTCATGA
- a CDS encoding glycosyltransferase family 2 protein, protein MNTAPSLSVVVCAYTLDRWDDLQAAITSVQSQRRPADDIVLVVDHCPGLYRLARRWLPGVRVVPNQYQKGLSGARNTGVEAAVGDVVAFLDDDATAHPSWTDRLLTRYGDPDVVGVGGLVVPWWQNSRPAWFPPEFDWVVGCSYRGLPEEPSPVRNFIGANMSFRRDTLLAVGGFRTDLGRVGTRPLGCEETEMCLRITSRRPGAVLLYDPSAAVRHRVPSARADWSYFRSRCYAEGLSKALVAQHSSGNAALSSERTYLRSTIPRAFRRALGPARPAPLLTCAALSLGVGATAAGYAVGRARALRSARSSPGATTAPARELTRVGPS, encoded by the coding sequence ATGAACACCGCACCGAGCCTCTCGGTCGTCGTGTGCGCCTACACGCTCGATCGCTGGGACGATCTCCAGGCCGCCATCACCTCGGTACAGTCCCAGCGCCGTCCGGCGGACGACATTGTGCTGGTCGTCGACCACTGCCCGGGCCTCTACCGACTCGCCCGCCGCTGGCTGCCCGGCGTCCGAGTCGTGCCCAACCAGTACCAGAAGGGTCTGTCCGGCGCCCGCAACACGGGTGTGGAGGCAGCGGTCGGAGACGTAGTGGCCTTCCTCGACGACGACGCGACCGCCCACCCCTCATGGACCGACCGCCTGCTGACCCGATACGGCGACCCCGACGTCGTGGGCGTCGGAGGGCTTGTCGTTCCCTGGTGGCAGAACAGCAGGCCAGCCTGGTTCCCCCCGGAGTTCGACTGGGTGGTCGGCTGTTCGTACCGCGGTCTGCCAGAAGAGCCCTCCCCAGTACGCAACTTCATCGGAGCCAACATGTCCTTCCGAAGGGACACGCTGCTGGCGGTCGGCGGCTTCCGCACCGACCTGGGGAGGGTGGGGACCCGGCCGCTGGGCTGCGAAGAGACGGAGATGTGCCTGCGAATCACGTCCCGGCGCCCCGGCGCCGTGCTGCTCTACGACCCGTCGGCAGCCGTCCGGCACCGAGTCCCCTCGGCTCGCGCCGACTGGTCGTACTTCCGGTCGCGCTGCTATGCCGAAGGACTCTCCAAAGCATTGGTCGCCCAGCACAGCAGCGGCAACGCCGCCCTATCCAGCGAACGCACCTACCTCAGGTCGACCATCCCCCGTGCTTTCCGCCGTGCCCTGGGACCGGCCCGGCCCGCGCCGCTGCTTACCTGCGCAGCGCTGTCCTTGGGAGTTGGCGCCACCGCCGCGGGCTACGCCGTGGGCCGTGCACGTGCCCTGCGTTCCGCCCGCTCTTCGCCCGGCGCGACCACCGCCCCGGCACGAGAGCTGACGAGGGTGGGTCCGTCATGA
- a CDS encoding polysaccharide deacetylase family protein encodes MTLQPVPVFLYHSVSTAPPSWIAPFTISPRVFEEQLDLLADSGLEVIPLQSLVAALQGGPPLPPRPAVLTFDDGFADFHSTVAPLLAARGLPATLYITTGALAGPSGPSERGSLFPPASMLTWRQVSELDAIGVEIGGHTRTHPQLDVLPWRRAREEIEGCKAQLQDALGHRVDSFAYPHGLSSRSVRRLVRETGWTSATAVRYGFSSGADEPLRIARLMVRADTGRDRFRSWARGAGGPVAPFPEGVPTRAWRTYRRLRVGINRPYAALPPPSGTQ; translated from the coding sequence ATGACACTCCAGCCCGTGCCCGTCTTCCTGTACCACTCGGTGTCCACGGCCCCGCCCTCGTGGATCGCACCGTTCACCATAAGTCCCCGCGTCTTCGAGGAGCAGCTCGACCTCCTCGCGGACAGCGGGTTGGAGGTCATCCCGCTGCAAAGTCTTGTCGCGGCGCTGCAGGGCGGTCCGCCCCTGCCACCCCGGCCAGCCGTTCTGACCTTCGACGACGGGTTCGCCGACTTCCATTCCACCGTGGCTCCGCTGCTCGCCGCACGAGGACTGCCGGCGACTCTGTACATCACCACGGGTGCCCTCGCCGGGCCCTCCGGCCCCTCCGAACGCGGAAGTCTCTTCCCACCTGCCTCGATGCTGACGTGGCGGCAGGTCTCGGAACTGGATGCCATCGGCGTCGAGATCGGGGGGCACACCCGGACGCACCCGCAGTTGGACGTCCTGCCGTGGCGCCGCGCTCGGGAGGAGATCGAAGGCTGCAAGGCCCAGCTCCAGGACGCGCTCGGACATCGCGTCGACTCCTTCGCCTATCCGCACGGGCTCTCGAGCCGCTCTGTCCGTCGCCTGGTGCGTGAGACGGGCTGGACCTCGGCCACGGCCGTCCGGTACGGATTCAGCTCCGGCGCGGACGAACCACTGCGCATCGCCAGGCTGATGGTGCGGGCCGACACCGGCCGAGATCGCTTCCGGTCTTGGGCGAGGGGTGCGGGTGGCCCCGTTGCGCCGTTCCCCGAGGGGGTGCCGACGAGGGCCTGGCGAACGTACCGGCGCCTACGAGTCGGCATCAACCGACCCTACGCGGCGCTGCCCCCGCCCTCGGGAACGCAGTGA
- a CDS encoding glycoside hydrolase family 16 protein, protein MLPRRLRQALAAMVLLLAVACGGEQGLAAPPVSGNWKLAFHDEFDGSELDTDKWATCYDWNRKGCTNSGNDEEQWYLPGQVSVGRGALTLSAERRTTRGSDGRTYPWKSGMISTGRDHWDARPRSTFTYGYFEAAIRIPPQAGMFPAFWMMPASRFTPPELDIMEFLGDTQRVFMYAHWRGPDGDSRARGSYGPVAFPAKYHVFALLWTPDELSWYVDGVRRFRVTEPERIPHVPMEVLVNLAVGVPKSPPRSVDSAEMKVDWVRVWQR, encoded by the coding sequence ATGCTTCCCCGTCGGCTTCGACAGGCACTGGCCGCCATGGTGCTGCTGCTGGCGGTGGCCTGCGGTGGGGAACAGGGACTGGCCGCGCCGCCTGTTTCTGGAAACTGGAAGCTGGCTTTCCACGACGAGTTCGACGGCTCGGAACTCGACACGGACAAGTGGGCCACCTGCTACGACTGGAACCGCAAGGGGTGTACCAACAGCGGCAACGACGAGGAACAGTGGTACCTGCCCGGCCAGGTGTCCGTGGGGCGGGGCGCCCTCACCCTGAGCGCTGAGCGACGTACGACCCGGGGCAGCGACGGCAGGACGTACCCTTGGAAGTCGGGAATGATCTCGACCGGCCGTGACCACTGGGACGCACGTCCCCGCTCGACCTTCACGTACGGATACTTCGAGGCTGCCATCAGGATTCCTCCGCAAGCCGGCATGTTCCCGGCCTTCTGGATGATGCCCGCGTCCCGGTTCACGCCCCCTGAACTGGACATCATGGAGTTCCTCGGAGACACCCAGCGGGTTTTCATGTACGCGCACTGGCGGGGCCCGGACGGCGACAGCCGTGCGCGAGGGAGCTACGGACCCGTGGCATTCCCGGCCAAGTACCACGTGTTCGCCCTGCTGTGGACCCCCGACGAGCTGAGCTGGTACGTGGACGGTGTCCGGCGGTTCCGGGTGACCGAGCCCGAACGGATTCCCCATGTCCCTATGGAAGTCCTGGTCAATCTCGCCGTCGGCGTACCGAAGTCGCCGCCTCGTTCGGTGGACTCGGCCGAGATGAAGGTGGACTGGGTTCGCGTCTGGCAGCGGTGA